One part of the Methyloterricola oryzae genome encodes these proteins:
- the sppA gene encoding signal peptide peptidase SppA yields MSEEYNGGSSSERSAWEREVMEKLLMASVTEHRRTRRWGIFFKSLVLVYAVVVLWLVVEPFGGAGKRADTSAHTAVISVAGPIMDGAESNADSIIEGLRAAVENKGTKGVILKMNTPGGTPVQAAYVYQEIRRLKQEKPDLPIHAVVSDLCASGGYYIASAADKIFVNPSSVVGSIGVIMNGFGFVDAIKNLGIERRLLTAGDHKAILDPFSQVNPIEKAHIQGLIDSVHRQFIEAVKQGRGSRLKESPELFSGLVWTGAQGIELGLVDEIGDVRSVAKDVIKAEELVDFTPRERLIERLSHRIGASFGQSVAEMLGITGRLF; encoded by the coding sequence ATGAGTGAAGAATACAACGGCGGATCGTCTTCCGAGCGGTCGGCCTGGGAGCGCGAGGTCATGGAAAAGCTGCTCATGGCTTCGGTGACCGAGCACCGCCGCACCCGGCGTTGGGGTATCTTTTTCAAGAGTTTGGTGCTGGTGTATGCGGTGGTGGTGCTTTGGCTGGTGGTCGAGCCTTTCGGCGGGGCCGGGAAGCGTGCCGACACCTCGGCCCATACGGCCGTGATCAGTGTAGCCGGCCCCATCATGGACGGGGCGGAATCCAATGCGGACAGCATCATCGAAGGATTGCGCGCGGCGGTGGAGAACAAGGGCACCAAGGGCGTCATCCTCAAGATGAACACGCCCGGCGGGACTCCCGTGCAGGCGGCCTATGTCTACCAGGAAATTCGTCGGCTGAAACAGGAAAAGCCGGACTTGCCCATTCATGCGGTGGTGTCCGACCTTTGCGCATCCGGCGGGTATTACATCGCGTCGGCGGCGGACAAGATCTTCGTCAATCCGTCCAGCGTGGTCGGTTCCATCGGCGTGATCATGAACGGCTTCGGCTTCGTGGATGCCATCAAGAATCTCGGTATCGAACGGCGCCTGCTCACGGCGGGCGACCATAAAGCAATTTTGGATCCCTTCAGCCAGGTCAATCCGATTGAGAAAGCCCACATCCAAGGACTGATCGACTCCGTGCATCGGCAGTTCATCGAGGCAGTGAAGCAAGGCCGGGGATCCCGTTTGAAGGAGAGCCCGGAGCTGTTCAGTGGCCTGGTCTGGACCGGTGCCCAAGGTATCGAGCTAGGACTGGTGGACGAGATCGGCGATGTGCGGTCGGTCGCCAAGGATGTGATCAAGGCCGAGGAACTGGTGGATTTCACGCCGCGTGAGCGGCTGATCGAGCGCCTTTCGCATCGCATCGGCGCGAGCTTCGGCCAGTCCGTGGCGGAAATGCTGGGCATTACCGGGAGACTGTTCTGA
- the rne gene encoding ribonuclease E has protein sequence MKRMLINATQPEELRVALVDGQKLYDFDIEIPSKEQKKSNIYKGSITRIEPSLEAAFVNYGAERHGFLPFKEIAPAYLAAQGDEEISRRDIKTLLKEGQEVVVQVEKEERGSKGAALTTYISLAGSYLVLMPNNPRAGGISRRIEGEIRTDMREVMSGLEIPEGMGLIVRTAGGGKSVEELQWDLNYLLQLWEAIDRSAQEKAAPFLIFQESNVIIRALRDHLRGDIDEILIDNPATHKLVRSFLEQVMPQFINKAKLYQDSVPLFSRYQIESQIETAYSREVPLPSGGAIVIDHTEALTTIDINSARATKGGDIEETALNTNLEAADEIARQLKLRDLGGLFVIDFIDMMAARNQRAVENRLRDAVKSDRARIQLGRISRFGLLEMSRQRLRPSLGEATLLTCPRCKGQGTIRNVESLALSVLRLLEEEAMKKNTDKIIAQLPIDSATYLLNEKRSVIEQIEQRQDVSIIIIPARHLETPAFEVQRIRSGPSEEDVERKPSYQLIKREENALPQFARESQAAAEQPAIKEFMPLSPAPMGQGKPDLAPPAQGGGFIKRFLSIITGTRPEDEAEVQATAVPAPAPQPRPRPPQSPRETERRPRPQQPHRHGERSERRPPPPPAPKAPAAAVASTGEPSTTREAESDESKQLRERRDPGKRGNSRRRRGRRGDGNGGRNGGERAALPATDTENAAPAVEPAPTFAAEPVSYAVPEAIQPSPTDETEPPSHAPVAAEGASETQATAHRRYPQRPKSAQVNPHYIDWVEPKQDLAPEPTETPSPSSAADAVEAVNEPDARQEEAADDAPTQAAEPRRAAGKRRGGRGRRDRRYNTRRGESQSGEGGAASSEATSDAEPDTAPSQSPDDSA, from the coding sequence ATGAAAAGAATGTTAATCAACGCCACGCAGCCCGAGGAATTGCGAGTTGCGTTGGTGGATGGACAGAAACTATACGACTTTGACATAGAAATCCCCTCCAAAGAACAGAAAAAGTCCAATATCTACAAGGGTTCCATCACCCGCATAGAGCCCAGCCTGGAAGCCGCCTTCGTCAACTACGGAGCCGAGCGTCACGGTTTTCTGCCGTTCAAGGAAATCGCTCCCGCCTACCTCGCCGCGCAAGGGGACGAGGAAATCAGCCGCCGCGACATCAAGACCCTGCTCAAAGAAGGCCAGGAAGTGGTGGTGCAGGTAGAAAAGGAAGAACGCGGCAGCAAAGGCGCGGCGCTCACGACCTACATCAGCCTCGCGGGCAGCTATCTGGTCTTGATGCCCAACAACCCTCGCGCGGGCGGCATCTCCAGGCGCATTGAGGGAGAAATCCGCACCGATATGCGCGAGGTCATGAGTGGCCTTGAAATACCGGAGGGCATGGGCCTGATCGTGCGGACGGCGGGCGGCGGCAAATCCGTGGAAGAACTGCAATGGGACCTCAACTACCTGTTGCAACTGTGGGAAGCGATCGACCGCTCCGCCCAGGAAAAGGCTGCGCCTTTCCTGATTTTCCAAGAGAGCAACGTCATCATCCGCGCCCTACGCGATCACCTCCGCGGCGACATCGATGAAATCCTCATCGACAACCCCGCAACCCACAAGCTGGTGCGCAGCTTCCTGGAACAGGTGATGCCTCAGTTCATCAACAAGGCCAAGCTGTATCAGGATTCCGTACCCCTGTTCAGCCGCTACCAGATCGAGAGCCAGATCGAGACCGCCTACAGCCGCGAAGTGCCGCTGCCCTCGGGCGGTGCCATCGTCATCGACCACACCGAAGCGCTCACCACCATCGATATCAATTCGGCGCGGGCGACCAAGGGCGGAGATATCGAGGAGACGGCCCTCAACACCAACCTGGAAGCCGCCGATGAAATTGCCCGCCAGCTGAAGCTGCGCGATCTGGGCGGTTTGTTCGTCATCGACTTCATCGACATGATGGCGGCACGCAATCAGCGCGCGGTGGAAAACCGGCTGCGCGACGCCGTCAAATCGGATCGGGCCCGCATTCAGCTGGGAAGGATTTCGCGCTTCGGATTGCTGGAAATGTCCAGGCAGCGCCTGCGCCCCTCTCTGGGCGAGGCCACGCTGCTGACCTGCCCCCGTTGCAAGGGCCAGGGTACGATCCGCAATGTCGAATCCCTGGCGCTCTCGGTACTTCGCCTCCTGGAAGAGGAAGCGATGAAGAAGAACACCGACAAGATCATCGCTCAGCTTCCCATTGATTCCGCCACCTATCTGCTCAACGAGAAGCGCTCGGTCATCGAGCAGATTGAACAGCGCCAGGATGTCTCCATCATCATCATACCCGCCAGACACTTGGAGACACCGGCCTTCGAAGTGCAGCGCATCCGCAGTGGCCCCTCGGAGGAAGACGTCGAACGCAAGCCCAGCTATCAGCTGATCAAGCGGGAGGAAAACGCACTGCCGCAGTTTGCGCGGGAGAGCCAAGCGGCGGCGGAGCAGCCAGCCATCAAGGAATTCATGCCGCTTTCACCGGCGCCAATGGGCCAGGGCAAGCCCGATCTGGCACCTCCGGCGCAAGGCGGCGGCTTCATCAAGCGCTTTCTCAGCATCATTACCGGAACGCGCCCGGAAGACGAAGCGGAAGTCCAGGCTACGGCAGTGCCAGCGCCAGCGCCGCAACCGAGGCCACGACCGCCACAGAGCCCGCGCGAAACCGAAAGACGGCCGCGCCCGCAACAGCCGCACCGTCATGGCGAGCGGTCCGAAAGGCGTCCGCCCCCGCCGCCAGCACCTAAAGCTCCTGCAGCCGCCGTGGCCAGCACCGGCGAACCCTCCACGACCCGGGAGGCGGAATCCGATGAAAGCAAACAACTCAGGGAGCGGCGCGACCCGGGCAAACGCGGTAACTCGCGCCGCCGCCGCGGACGCCGTGGCGATGGCAATGGTGGACGTAACGGCGGCGAGCGCGCCGCACTTCCGGCCACCGATACGGAAAATGCGGCGCCGGCTGTCGAACCAGCGCCGACTTTCGCCGCAGAACCCGTATCCTATGCGGTCCCTGAAGCCATTCAGCCCAGCCCGACGGACGAGACCGAACCGCCTTCCCATGCGCCGGTAGCCGCCGAAGGCGCGAGCGAAACTCAAGCGACGGCGCACCGGCGTTACCCGCAGCGACCCAAGTCGGCTCAAGTGAACCCCCACTACATCGACTGGGTTGAACCCAAGCAGGACCTCGCCCCAGAGCCGACTGAAACACCATCGCCTTCAAGCGCTGCGGATGCTGTGGAAGCGGTCAATGAGCCTGATGCCCGGCAAGAAGAGGCTGCCGATGATGCGCCGACGCAAGCTGCGGAACCGCGTCGCGCCGCGGGTAAGCGCCGCGGTGGACGTGGGCGCCGCGACCGGCGCTACAACACGCGGCGCGGCGAATCCCAGTCTGGAGAGGGCGGTGCCGCTTCATCCGAGGCAACGTCAGACGCGGAGCCGGATACTGCCCCTTCGCAGTCCCCCGACGATTCGGCCTGA
- a CDS encoding NUDIX domain-containing protein, giving the protein MKPTPAGTPGSYEIIEQTTLYSGFFSLIRLRLRHALFRGGWSRVVERELFHRGRCVAVLLYAPRQDQVVLIEQFRVGALLANESPWLVEIVAGAIEEGETPEQVARREAQEEAGCQLRELFPVYEFFTTPGGLSEKITLFCGIVEEPVPGGVHGLDEEDEDIRSFVVGVDEALSMLGQGRIDSGIPIVALQWLALNRQDLRRRFV; this is encoded by the coding sequence CTGAAGCCTACCCCTGCCGGCACGCCCGGCTCCTATGAAATCATCGAACAGACCACGCTCTACAGCGGCTTTTTCAGCCTGATCCGCCTGCGCCTGCGCCATGCGTTGTTCCGCGGGGGCTGGAGCCGGGTGGTTGAGCGGGAGTTGTTTCACCGTGGCCGCTGTGTCGCGGTGCTGCTTTATGCGCCGCGCCAGGACCAGGTGGTGCTCATCGAGCAGTTCCGGGTCGGTGCCTTGCTGGCCAACGAGAGTCCGTGGCTGGTTGAAATCGTGGCGGGGGCCATCGAGGAGGGTGAGACGCCGGAGCAGGTGGCGCGGCGCGAGGCCCAGGAGGAAGCGGGCTGCCAGCTGCGCGAGTTGTTTCCTGTCTATGAGTTCTTTACCACGCCCGGCGGGCTTTCGGAAAAGATCACCCTGTTCTGCGGCATCGTCGAAGAGCCCGTGCCGGGTGGTGTGCATGGCCTGGACGAAGAGGATGAGGACATCCGCAGCTTCGTGGTCGGCGTTGACGAGGCCTTGTCGATGTTGGGCCAGGGACGGATCGATTCAGGCATCCCCATCGTGGCCCTGCAGTGGCTGGCGCTGAACCGGCAGGATTTGCGCCGCCGTTTCGTTTGA
- a CDS encoding HAD-IA family hydrolase yields the protein MKGRYELVVFDWDGTLFDSVGWIVESIQQAARACGAAVPEAGAAREVIGLSLGEAMAALFPGVEGDSAEDLMREYRRVYQSREFGVQDLFPDVLDMLDRLRGSGFRLAVATGKTRDGLRAALRATGTEPLFDAVRSADETASKPDPRMLIEIMRQVGVEAERTLMVGDSVHDLRMAKNAGVDAVGVTCGAHAGHRLAALEPVLCLERAAELLPHLI from the coding sequence GTGAAGGGCCGCTACGAGCTTGTGGTATTCGATTGGGATGGGACCTTGTTTGACTCCGTCGGCTGGATCGTCGAAAGCATTCAGCAGGCGGCGCGGGCCTGCGGCGCCGCGGTGCCGGAAGCGGGAGCCGCACGCGAGGTGATCGGTCTGAGCCTGGGCGAAGCCATGGCGGCATTGTTTCCAGGCGTAGAAGGCGATTCCGCTGAAGACCTCATGCGCGAGTACCGCCGCGTGTATCAATCCCGGGAGTTCGGGGTCCAGGATTTGTTTCCGGATGTTCTGGACATGCTGGATAGGCTCCGCGGAAGCGGCTTCCGCCTGGCTGTCGCCACCGGGAAAACCCGCGACGGCCTGCGCGCCGCCCTGCGGGCGACCGGAACCGAGCCTTTGTTCGACGCGGTGCGGAGCGCGGATGAAACCGCTTCCAAGCCGGACCCCAGGATGCTCATCGAGATCATGCGCCAGGTCGGGGTGGAGGCCGAGCGCACCCTGATGGTAGGGGATTCCGTGCACGACCTGCGCATGGCGAAAAATGCCGGTGTCGACGCCGTGGGCGTCACCTGCGGTGCCCATGCTGGGCATCGTCTGGCGGCCCTGGAGCCGGTCCTGTGTCTGGAGCGAGCGGCGGAACTGCTGCCTCATCTGATCTGA
- the rluC gene encoding 23S rRNA pseudouridine(955/2504/2580) synthase RluC, which translates to MKASSEAPAKASLIQIDADSAGQRIDNFLFTRLKGVPKSHIYRILRSGEVRVNGGRSQPKRRLDAGDVIRIPPLRVAEPAAIRVSPELVRARLENSLLYEDDDLLVLNKPAGMAVHGGSGLSFGLIEGLRILRPEARFLELVHRLDRDTSGCLLIAKKRSALRILHEMFRDERQVHKHYLALLSGAWARKQMVVDAPLKKNVLQSGERMVRVAPDGKPAQTEFRRLRAYAEATLVEAKLLTGRTHQIRVHSQSIGHPIACDERYGHAGANQRFRELGLKRLFLHAASLSFRHPGSNRELNIEAPLAPDLAAFLERLSS; encoded by the coding sequence ATGAAAGCTTCTAGCGAGGCGCCCGCCAAGGCCAGCCTGATCCAGATCGACGCGGACTCCGCCGGCCAGCGCATAGACAATTTCTTATTCACCCGCCTTAAGGGTGTTCCCAAGAGCCACATCTATCGCATCCTGCGCAGTGGAGAAGTGCGGGTCAACGGCGGACGAAGCCAGCCCAAACGGCGACTGGACGCGGGTGACGTGATTCGGATTCCGCCGCTGCGGGTGGCGGAGCCGGCCGCCATTCGGGTTTCGCCGGAGTTGGTCCGCGCGCGCCTGGAAAATAGCCTCCTCTACGAGGACGATGACTTGCTGGTGCTAAACAAACCCGCGGGCATGGCGGTGCACGGGGGCAGCGGACTGAGCTTCGGCCTGATCGAGGGCCTACGCATTCTGCGGCCCGAGGCGCGCTTCCTGGAATTGGTGCACCGGCTCGATCGCGATACCTCGGGCTGCCTGCTGATCGCCAAGAAGCGCAGCGCATTGCGGATCCTGCACGAAATGTTTCGAGACGAGCGGCAGGTGCACAAGCATTACCTGGCCTTGCTGAGCGGGGCCTGGGCGCGCAAGCAGATGGTGGTGGACGCGCCGTTGAAAAAGAACGTGCTGCAGAGCGGGGAACGCATGGTGCGCGTGGCACCCGATGGCAAGCCGGCACAGACCGAGTTCCGAAGGTTACGTGCCTATGCCGAGGCTACCCTGGTGGAGGCGAAGCTGCTGACCGGGCGCACCCACCAGATCCGCGTGCATTCGCAGTCCATTGGCCATCCCATCGCCTGTGACGAGCGCTACGGGCATGCCGGCGCGAACCAGCGGTTCCGGGAATTGGGCCTGAAGCGCCTGTTTCTGCATGCGGCCTCGCTGTCATTCCGTCATCCCGGTTCGAATCGGGAACTGAATATCGAGGCGCCGCTCGCGCCTGACCTGGCGGCTTTCCTGGAGCGCTTGAGTTCGTGA